Proteins co-encoded in one Babylonia areolata isolate BAREFJ2019XMU chromosome 5, ASM4173473v1, whole genome shotgun sequence genomic window:
- the LOC143282425 gene encoding E3 ubiquitin-protein ligase TRIM33-like gives MASAKAAYFEQEEAHLASGKGSDCSLSKEGEQHGSTTALNKRSMVLDEETFEDQFLRCHVCKDRFSPARMPKLLPCHHSFCSVCITTLYMTETQQRQNLTPAFRAMPSAVTIHCPACRASFVTTEENLQKLPTDHRVVQLMDFVRHTDRYTVTFCSKHRLQPLNFFCEPCVKPVCRDCTVLDHKESSGHLVMDLEEALNKYTPVLDSAIHEMETESISLEEKRVALGTALKALDKQRQELLEQLHTTFNRLRQTLMEREKDLEQLVHKEVDKEKAKLDEKCQQLSARRETLQDHTKTLKTAKEDCNVEEMFRIHQEVRDYRAGPPMKVREVDDGLMTSFSINMRDESLMMSRIGNFGDLTSRVEATCPRVRSVRPFTMRSVSSSTTSSTAHH, from the coding sequence actgctCGCTGTCCAAGGAAGGCGAACAGCACGGGTCCACCACGGCCCTCAACAAGCGCAGCATGGTCCTGGACGAGGAGACGTTCGAGGACCAGTTCCTGCGCTGCCACGTCTGCAAGGACCGCTTCAGCCCGGCCCGCATGCCCAAGCTGCTGCCTTGCCATCACTCCTTCTGCTCCGTCTGCATCACCACGCTCTACATGACCGAGACCCAGCAGCGGCAGAACCTGACTCCTGCCTTCCGCGCCATGCCTTCGGCCGTCACCATCCACTGCCCGGCCTGCCGCGCCAGCTTCGTCACTACGGAGGAGAACCTGCAGAAGCTGCCCACGGACCACCGCGTGGTGCAGCTGATGGACTTCGTGCGCCATACGGACCGCTACACCGTCACCTTCTGCTCCAAGCACCGCCTGCAGCCGCTCAACTTCTTCTGCGAGCCCTGCGTCAAGCCCGTGTGCCGGGACTGTACCGTGCTGGACCACAAGGAGAGCTCGGGCCACCTGGTGATGGACCTTGAGGAGGCCCTCAACAAGTACACGCCCGTGCTGGACAGCGCCATCCACGAGATGGAGACGGAGAGCATCAGCCTGGAGGAGAAGCGCGTGGCGCTGGGCACGGCGCTCAAGGCCCTGGACAAGCAGCGGCAGGAGCTGCTGGAGCAGCTGCACACCACCTTCAACCGCCTCCGGCAGACCCTCATGGAGCGCGAGAAGGACCTGGAGCAGCTGGTGCACAAGGAGGTGGACAAGGAGAAGGCCAAGCTGGACGAGAAGTGCCAGCAGCTGTCGGCGCGCCGGGAGACATTGCAGGACCACACCAAGACCCTCAAGACGGCCAAGGAGGACTGCAACGTGGAGGAGATGTTCCGCATCCACCAGGAGGTGCGCGACTACCGCGCGGGGCCGCCCATGAAGGTGCGCGAGGTGGACGACGGGCTGATGACCTCCTTCTCCATCAACATGCGGGACGAGTCGCTCATGATGTCCCGCATCGGCAACTTCGGGGACCTCACCTCGCGCGTGGAGGCCACCTGCCCGCGCGTGCGGTCTGTGCGACCGTTCACCATGAGGTCGGTGTCGTCGTCCACTACCTCGTCCACTGCCCACCATTGA